CGAACTCAAATTTGAAAGCGACCAAGAGATTGAGCGCTTCAACCGCACGCCGTGGGCGCTTGAGCGCGAGGACATTACCTACCTCATAGATCCATAGGGACGGCAAAAGAAGGCGGCAGCGTCCGGCGACGAAAGCATCTCGCAGCGCGAATGCTTGCTCGATATACGTTTCCCGTTCGGCAGGCAGCACCCATTTGAGCAACACTGAAGCGTCGGGGACGACGATCCTCATCGATGCCGGTCGCGGTCTTCGCGCACCCAATCGGCCGCCGCACCGGCGACCGATCGAGCCCGCTTGCGTA
This Pseudomonadota bacterium DNA region includes the following protein-coding sequences:
- a CDS encoding type II toxin-antitoxin system VapC family toxin, which codes for TQAGSIGRRCGGRLGARRPRPASMRIVVPDASVLLKWVLPAERETYIEQAFALRDAFVAGRCRLLLPSLWIYEVGNVLALKRPRRAVEALNLLVAFKFEFAEPDDACRNKAFELTEHFGVSFYDAAYHALATVNHGVFVTPDDKYLRRVDPAAYVISLKDWRR